In Pseudoduganella albidiflava, a single window of DNA contains:
- a CDS encoding catecholate siderophore receptor Fiu: MTQIKSRKHPSRLQMSTVLASLLLPAAAAHAADPQEKQMAEVVAEASKENDFKAERASSPKYTEKLVDTPQTITVIKKELFQQQNATTLTEALRNTPGVGTFFLGENGNTNTGDAIFLRGFDTSTSIHVDGVRDIGSISRDVFNIEQIDVLKGPAGTDTGRGAPTGSVNLQSKQANLENAVSGSLTGGSGSQKRATADVNRVLNTENGIAFRLNVMAQDSGSAARDVVKNKRWGVAPTIAFGLGGKTRAHLSYLHIKQDNVPDGGVPTIGLPGYTSPDSRNANPALRREFLNSAPMVDPEGFYGHVTDHDDVTADMATVRIDHDFSPNLRLQNTSRYGKTKQDYLLTSFMANATSTNASGVTTPSNLITPNPADPSTWLLKRTSRTFKDVENRIVANQTVLTWDVTAGGLQHTVVGGLEFIDEKQNTYSRTGGGVLTDTPLYAPNPGAPITGLAPVRTGAGAQGGTDTQALYLFDTVKIGEQWIVNGGVRVDHYNFDYVAISLANNVFVPTVLSDSDTLTTGKLSVLYKPTANSSVYATVASSKQPPGGATFSLSTAASSAANPVWDPQETVTKEIGTKWDLLEQKLAFTAALYRTDVKNEVEQDPTDANVYYQTGKKRVEGIELGVQGQITPNWMVSAGYTHMKTSVEAGRAVTASGEDALNYTPKNAFTSWTTYSFPFGLTIGGGVRHNGKLLRGTDGSVGTPAYAKGYWVADAMASYALTKNVDLRLNVYNLADEEYVASINKSGYRYIPGNPRSASLTANFRF, encoded by the coding sequence ATGACCCAGATTAAGAGTCGTAAGCACCCTTCCCGTTTGCAGATGAGCACTGTACTGGCCTCGCTGCTGCTGCCGGCCGCCGCCGCGCACGCGGCCGATCCGCAGGAAAAGCAGATGGCCGAAGTGGTTGCCGAGGCAAGCAAGGAAAACGACTTCAAGGCGGAACGGGCGTCCTCGCCGAAATACACGGAAAAGCTGGTGGATACGCCCCAGACCATCACCGTGATCAAGAAGGAACTGTTCCAGCAGCAGAACGCCACCACGCTGACCGAGGCGCTGCGCAACACGCCGGGCGTGGGCACGTTCTTCCTGGGCGAAAACGGCAATACGAACACGGGTGACGCGATCTTCCTGCGCGGTTTCGACACGTCCACCAGCATCCACGTCGATGGCGTGCGCGATATCGGTTCGATCTCGCGCGACGTCTTCAACATCGAACAGATCGATGTGCTGAAAGGCCCGGCCGGCACCGATACGGGCCGCGGCGCGCCGACCGGTTCGGTCAACCTGCAATCGAAGCAGGCCAACCTGGAAAACGCGGTGTCCGGTTCGCTGACCGGCGGCAGCGGCAGCCAGAAGCGCGCCACGGCCGATGTCAACCGCGTGCTGAACACGGAGAACGGCATCGCCTTCCGCCTCAACGTGATGGCGCAGGATTCGGGCAGCGCCGCGCGCGACGTGGTGAAGAACAAGCGCTGGGGCGTGGCGCCGACGATCGCCTTCGGCCTGGGCGGCAAGACCCGCGCGCACCTGTCCTACCTGCACATCAAGCAGGACAACGTTCCCGACGGCGGCGTGCCCACCATCGGCCTGCCCGGCTACACCAGCCCGGACAGCCGCAACGCCAACCCGGCATTGCGCCGCGAATTCCTGAACAGCGCGCCGATGGTCGACCCGGAAGGCTTCTATGGCCACGTGACGGACCACGACGACGTGACGGCCGACATGGCCACCGTGCGCATCGACCATGACTTCTCGCCGAACCTGCGCCTGCAGAACACCTCACGCTATGGCAAGACGAAGCAGGATTACCTGCTGACCTCGTTCATGGCGAACGCCACCAGCACGAATGCCAGCGGTGTCACGACGCCGTCCAACCTGATCACGCCGAACCCGGCCGATCCGTCGACGTGGCTGCTGAAGCGCACTTCGCGCACGTTCAAGGATGTCGAAAACCGCATCGTTGCCAACCAGACCGTGCTGACGTGGGACGTGACCGCGGGCGGCCTGCAGCACACGGTCGTGGGCGGCCTGGAATTCATCGACGAGAAGCAGAACACCTACAGCCGCACGGGCGGCGGCGTGCTGACCGATACGCCGCTGTACGCGCCGAACCCGGGCGCGCCGATCACGGGACTGGCACCGGTGCGCACGGGCGCCGGCGCCCAGGGCGGCACCGACACGCAGGCGCTGTACCTGTTCGACACCGTCAAGATCGGCGAGCAGTGGATCGTCAACGGTGGTGTCCGCGTGGACCACTACAATTTCGACTACGTCGCCATCTCGCTGGCCAACAACGTGTTCGTGCCGACGGTGCTGAGCGACAGCGATACGCTGACGACCGGCAAGCTGTCGGTGCTGTACAAGCCGACCGCCAACAGCAGCGTGTACGCCACCGTGGCCAGCTCGAAGCAGCCGCCGGGCGGCGCCACGTTCAGCCTGTCCACCGCCGCGAGCAGCGCCGCCAATCCGGTATGGGATCCACAGGAAACGGTCACCAAGGAAATCGGCACCAAGTGGGACCTGCTGGAGCAGAAGCTGGCCTTCACCGCCGCGCTGTACCGCACCGACGTGAAGAATGAAGTCGAGCAGGATCCGACCGATGCGAACGTGTATTACCAGACCGGCAAGAAGCGCGTCGAAGGCATCGAGCTGGGCGTGCAGGGCCAGATCACGCCGAACTGGATGGTCAGCGCCGGCTACACCCACATGAAGACCAGCGTGGAAGCGGGCCGCGCGGTGACGGCCAGCGGCGAGGATGCCCTGAACTACACGCCGAAGAACGCCTTCACGAGCTGGACCACCTACAGCTTCCCGTTCGGCCTGACGATCGGTGGCGGCGTGCGCCACAACGGCAAGCTGCTGCGCGGCACCGACGGCTCGGTGGGCACGCCGGCCTATGCCAAGGGCTACTGGGTGGCGGACGCGATGGCATCGTATGCCCTCACGAAAAACGTCGACCTGCGCCTGAACGTGTACAACCTGGCGGACGAGGAATACGTGGCGTCCATCAACAAGAGCGGCTACCGCTATATTCCGGGCAACCCGCGCTCGGCCAGCCTGACGGCGAACTTCCGCTTCTGA
- a CDS encoding glutathione S-transferase family protein: MITVHHLNNSRSQRVLWLLEELGLPYQVVRYQRDARTMLAPPELKAVHPLGKSPVIVDGDCTVAESGAIIEYLMDQYDGSELRGSESRDGEPRESEPRQGRLRPPARTPEKRRWTYFLHYAEGSMMPPLLMKLIFDRVETAPAPFFVKPIARGIAQKVKSNYILPQIRQHLDYLEGELGRHEWFAGDAFSAADIQMSFPLEAAASRGGLDAASHPKLAAFLERIHARPAYQRALEQGGPYELLR, from the coding sequence ATGATCACTGTCCACCACCTGAATAATTCCCGCTCGCAGCGCGTGCTGTGGCTGCTGGAGGAACTGGGCCTGCCTTACCAGGTCGTACGCTACCAGCGTGATGCCCGCACGATGCTGGCGCCACCGGAACTGAAAGCGGTGCACCCGCTGGGCAAGTCGCCGGTGATCGTCGATGGCGACTGCACGGTGGCCGAATCCGGCGCGATCATCGAGTACCTGATGGATCAGTATGACGGGAGCGAACTGCGTGGGAGCGAATCGCGTGACGGCGAACCGCGTGAGAGCGAACCACGGCAGGGCCGCCTGCGGCCGCCGGCACGCACGCCGGAAAAGCGCCGCTGGACCTACTTCCTGCACTACGCGGAAGGGTCGATGATGCCGCCGCTGCTGATGAAGCTGATCTTCGACCGGGTGGAAACTGCGCCCGCGCCGTTCTTCGTGAAGCCGATCGCCCGCGGCATCGCGCAAAAGGTGAAGAGCAACTACATCCTGCCGCAGATCCGCCAGCACCTCGATTACCTGGAGGGCGAACTGGGCCGGCACGAGTGGTTTGCCGGCGATGCGTTCAGCGCGGCCGATATCCAGATGAGCTTTCCCCTCGAAGCGGCGGCGTCGCGCGGCGGCCTCGATGCGGCCAGCCACCCGAAGCTGGCGGCTTTCCTCGAACGCATCCATGCGCGGCCCGCCTACCAGCGCGCGCTGGAACAGGGCGGGCCGTATGAACTGCTGCGCTGA
- a CDS encoding 5'-3' exonuclease, translating to MGRLLAIDGLNIVRRVYEASPEPDSDLKAEIALRHALNSFRTLINGHEPTHVLPAFDFGGSTWRHVLYGGYRESRAPMPAPLREALPGFYAKLETFGLRPVSLPGVEADDVIGTVVMRWLGQSRGEAVVATTDKDLHCLIAHGARVWDHFKSEWHDHAWVENKWGVPPAQLPDLLALMGDATDSIPGVSKVGLKTAAKLLRTYGSLDAIMAGAGILKDAVGEALRKEREMLYLSRQLVELKTDVTVGVSWNMLAWER from the coding sequence ATGGGACGCCTGCTTGCCATCGACGGCCTGAACATCGTGCGGCGAGTGTACGAAGCCAGCCCGGAGCCCGACTCCGACCTGAAGGCCGAGATCGCGCTGCGCCATGCCCTGAATTCCTTCCGCACGCTGATCAACGGCCACGAACCCACGCATGTGCTGCCGGCCTTCGACTTCGGCGGGAGCACCTGGCGGCATGTGCTGTACGGCGGCTACCGGGAATCGCGCGCGCCGATGCCGGCCCCGCTGCGCGAGGCGTTGCCGGGCTTTTATGCGAAGCTGGAAACGTTCGGGCTGCGCCCTGTCTCGCTGCCCGGCGTGGAGGCGGACGATGTGATCGGCACGGTCGTCATGCGCTGGCTCGGCCAGAGCCGGGGCGAGGCGGTCGTGGCCACCACGGACAAGGACCTGCATTGCCTGATCGCCCATGGCGCCCGCGTGTGGGACCACTTCAAAAGCGAATGGCACGACCACGCCTGGGTGGAGAACAAATGGGGCGTGCCGCCCGCCCAGCTGCCGGACCTGCTCGCGCTGATGGGCGACGCCACGGACAGCATTCCCGGCGTCTCCAAGGTGGGGTTGAAGACGGCGGCGAAGCTGTTGCGCACCTATGGCTCGCTGGATGCGATCATGGCCGGCGCCGGCATCCTGAAGGATGCGGTCGGCGAGGCGCTGCGCAAGGAACGGGAGATGCTGTATCTTTCCCGCCAGCTCGTGGAGCTGAAGACGGACGTCACGGTCGGCGTGAGCTGGAATATGCTGGCCTGGGAGCGGTGA
- a CDS encoding response regulator, giving the protein MLKAVIIDGSAVARGLLNTVLMDGGYDVVGQAHTCAAGTALLIKFNPQIVCINRDQIEQDVPGVEAMRRQWPKALIFMVSSEFDAATVQKAHAMGINGFIVKPFNAGTVLKTIRNTVIAMVKRQQKAQEDGGGQEPAAE; this is encoded by the coding sequence ATGCTGAAGGCAGTGATCATCGATGGCAGCGCCGTGGCACGCGGCCTGCTCAATACAGTGCTGATGGATGGCGGCTACGACGTGGTCGGCCAGGCGCACACCTGCGCGGCGGGTACCGCGCTGCTGATCAAGTTCAACCCGCAGATCGTCTGCATCAACCGCGACCAGATCGAGCAGGACGTTCCCGGCGTGGAAGCCATGCGCCGGCAATGGCCGAAGGCGCTGATCTTCATGGTTTCCAGCGAGTTCGACGCCGCCACCGTGCAGAAGGCGCACGCGATGGGCATCAACGGCTTCATCGTCAAGCCGTTCAACGCGGGGACGGTGCTGAAGACGATCCGCAATACCGTGATCGCGATGGTGAAGCGCCAACAGAAGGCGCAGGAAGATGGCGGCGGGCAGGAGCCGGCGGCGGAGTAA
- the mnmA gene encoding tRNA 2-thiouridine(34) synthase MnmA: MSKKKVVIGMSGGVDSSVSAWLLKEQGYEVVGLFMKNWEDDDDSEYCSTRQDWIDAASVADVVGVDIEAVNFAAEYKDRVFAEFLREYQAGRTPNPDVLCNAEIKFKAFLDHAMLLGADLIATGHYARVRHNAATGTHELLKAVDHTKDQSYFLHRLNQAQLSKTLFPLGEIPKTEVRQIAEKLKLPNAAKKDSTGICFIGERPFREFLNRYLSYKPGPMKTPDGKVVGEHVGLSFYTLGQRKGIGIGGVKSYQKEDGSSDAWYVARKDVATNTLWVVQGHDHPWLLSPDLAADQASWIAGVPPEAGRIAAKTRYRQADVACDVAPSGASEFALSFMDPQWAVTPGQSAVLYDGDVCLGGGIIAGPRGG; encoded by the coding sequence ATGAGCAAGAAAAAAGTCGTGATCGGCATGTCCGGCGGCGTGGACTCCTCGGTGTCGGCATGGCTGCTGAAGGAACAGGGCTATGAAGTGGTGGGCCTGTTCATGAAGAACTGGGAAGACGACGACGATTCCGAATACTGCTCCACCCGCCAGGACTGGATCGACGCGGCCAGCGTGGCCGACGTGGTGGGCGTGGACATCGAAGCCGTGAACTTCGCCGCCGAGTACAAGGACCGCGTCTTCGCCGAATTCCTGCGCGAGTACCAGGCTGGCCGCACGCCGAACCCGGACGTGCTGTGCAACGCCGAAATCAAGTTCAAGGCCTTCCTCGACCATGCGATGCTGCTGGGCGCCGACCTGATCGCCACCGGCCACTATGCGCGCGTGCGGCACAATGCCGCCACCGGCACGCATGAACTGCTGAAAGCCGTCGACCATACGAAGGACCAGAGCTATTTCCTGCACCGCCTGAACCAGGCGCAGCTCTCGAAGACGCTGTTCCCCCTGGGCGAGATCCCCAAGACGGAAGTGCGCCAGATCGCCGAGAAGCTGAAGCTGCCGAATGCGGCCAAGAAGGATTCGACCGGCATCTGCTTCATCGGCGAGCGGCCGTTCCGCGAATTCCTGAACCGCTACCTGTCGTACAAGCCGGGGCCGATGAAGACGCCGGACGGCAAGGTGGTCGGCGAGCACGTCGGCCTGTCGTTCTACACGCTGGGCCAGCGCAAGGGCATCGGCATCGGCGGCGTGAAGAGCTACCAGAAGGAAGACGGCAGCAGCGACGCGTGGTACGTGGCCCGCAAGGACGTGGCGACCAACACGCTGTGGGTGGTGCAGGGCCACGATCACCCGTGGCTGCTGTCGCCGGACCTGGCGGCGGACCAGGCCAGCTGGATCGCCGGCGTGCCGCCCGAGGCGGGCCGCATCGCCGCCAAGACGCGCTACCGCCAGGCCGACGTGGCCTGCGACGTGGCGCCTTCGGGTGCCAGCGAATTCGCGCTGTCGTTCATGGACCCGCAATGGGCCGTGACGCCGGGGCAGTCGGCCGTGCTGTACGACGGCGACGTGTGCCTGGGCGGCGGCATCATCGCCGGGCCGCGGGGCGGTTGA
- a CDS encoding NUDIX hydrolase: MPRTWKPNVTVAAVIERDGKFLLIEEETSDGIRLNQPAGHLDPLESLEQAVVRETLEETGYDFTPTALVGMYMSRYRSARTGELVTYLRFAFCGEPGEFHPERPLDDGILRTMWLTRDEIAACRERHRSPLLMTCVDEYLAGKRAPLELLHTHVSVYEEV; the protein is encoded by the coding sequence ATGCCGCGTACCTGGAAACCCAATGTGACCGTTGCCGCCGTCATCGAACGCGATGGCAAGTTCTTGCTGATCGAAGAAGAAACCAGCGACGGCATCCGCCTGAACCAGCCAGCCGGCCACCTGGACCCGCTCGAATCGCTGGAACAAGCCGTGGTGCGTGAAACGCTCGAGGAGACCGGCTACGACTTCACGCCGACGGCGCTGGTGGGCATGTACATGTCGCGCTACCGCTCGGCACGCACCGGCGAACTGGTGACCTACCTGCGCTTTGCGTTCTGCGGCGAGCCAGGGGAATTTCACCCGGAGCGCCCGCTGGACGACGGCATCCTGCGCACGATGTGGCTGACGCGCGACGAAATCGCCGCGTGCCGCGAGCGTCATCGCAGCCCGCTGCTGATGACGTGCGTCGACGAATACCTGGCGGGCAAGCGCGCGCCGCTTGAACTGCTGCATACACATGTCTCGGTCTACGAGGAAGTGTAA
- a CDS encoding Re/Si-specific NAD(P)(+) transhydrogenase subunit alpha, with protein sequence MRIGIPVETRPGETRVAATPETVKKLAGKHQLVVQSGAGMAASIPDDAYAAAGATIAGAAEAYGSDIVLKVRAPDDGERALMRSGSVLIGMLNPFDTGNIEAMAGAGLSAFALEAVPRITRAQSMDVLSSQANIAGYKAVMVAANTYQRFMPMLMTAAGTVKAARVLIMGVGVAGLQAIATAKRLGAVIEASDVRPPVKEQVESLGAKFIDVPFLTDEEKEIAQGVGGYARPMPADWMRRQGELVHERAKAADIVITTALIPGRKAPVLISEETVRAMKPGSVIVDLAVEQGGNCPFSELGRTVVKHGVHIVGEPNLACLVAADASALYARNVLDFLKLIIDKDDRLAIDREDEIIKATLVAHGGEALRK encoded by the coding sequence ATGAGGATAGGAATACCGGTCGAAACGCGGCCGGGCGAAACACGCGTCGCCGCAACGCCCGAAACGGTCAAGAAACTCGCAGGCAAGCACCAGCTGGTCGTCCAATCGGGGGCCGGCATGGCCGCTTCCATTCCCGACGATGCCTATGCCGCTGCCGGCGCCACGATCGCCGGCGCGGCCGAAGCCTACGGCAGCGACATCGTGCTGAAGGTGCGCGCGCCGGATGACGGCGAACGGGCCCTGATGCGATCGGGCTCGGTGCTGATCGGCATGCTCAATCCATTCGATACCGGCAACATCGAGGCCATGGCCGGCGCCGGCCTGTCCGCCTTCGCGCTGGAAGCCGTGCCGCGCATCACCCGGGCCCAGTCGATGGACGTGCTGTCGTCCCAGGCCAACATCGCCGGCTACAAGGCCGTGATGGTGGCGGCCAACACCTACCAGCGCTTCATGCCGATGCTGATGACGGCCGCCGGCACGGTGAAGGCGGCGCGCGTGCTGATCATGGGCGTCGGCGTGGCCGGCCTGCAGGCGATCGCCACCGCCAAGCGGCTGGGCGCCGTGATCGAGGCGTCCGACGTCCGCCCGCCCGTCAAGGAGCAGGTCGAGTCGCTCGGCGCGAAATTCATCGACGTGCCGTTCCTCACCGACGAGGAAAAGGAAATCGCCCAGGGCGTGGGCGGCTATGCCCGGCCGATGCCGGCCGACTGGATGCGCCGCCAGGGGGAACTGGTGCACGAGCGCGCGAAGGCCGCGGACATCGTCATCACCACCGCGCTGATTCCCGGCCGCAAGGCGCCGGTGCTGATTTCGGAAGAAACCGTGCGGGCCATGAAACCGGGTTCCGTGATCGTCGACCTGGCGGTGGAGCAGGGCGGCAATTGCCCGTTTTCGGAGCTGGGCCGCACGGTGGTCAAGCATGGCGTCCACATCGTCGGCGAACCGAACCTGGCTTGCCTGGTGGCGGCCGACGCCTCGGCGCTGTATGCCCGCAACGTGCTCGACTTCCTCAAGCTGATCATCGACAAGGACGACCGGCTGGCGATCGACCGCGAGGACGAGATCATCAAGGCCACGCTGGTGGCGCATGGCGGAGAAGCGCTCAGGAAATAA
- a CDS encoding proton-translocating transhydrogenase family protein, which translates to MEVSHTITNLIIFVLAIYVGYHVVWNVTPALHTPLMAVTNAISAIVIVGAMLAAGLTEGIIGQVAGTVAVALAAVNVFGGFLVTRRMLEMFRKKDKKEGGK; encoded by the coding sequence GTGGAAGTAAGTCACACCATCACCAACTTGATAATCTTCGTGCTGGCCATCTACGTGGGCTACCACGTCGTCTGGAACGTGACGCCGGCGCTGCATACGCCGCTGATGGCCGTCACCAACGCGATCTCGGCGATCGTCATCGTCGGCGCCATGCTGGCCGCCGGGCTGACCGAAGGCATCATCGGCCAGGTCGCCGGCACCGTGGCCGTGGCGCTGGCGGCCGTCAACGTGTTCGGCGGCTTCCTCGTCACGCGCCGCATGCTGGAAATGTTCAGGAAGAAGGACAAGAAGGAAGGGGGCAAGTGA
- a CDS encoding NAD(P)(+) transhydrogenase (Re/Si-specific) subunit beta — translation MAFISMNLVTMLYLVASVCFIQALKGLSSPASARRGNAFGMAGMAIAVLTTIALIAKLQADSASAGNGGGGMGFGLVALGVIVGGAIGAYLAKTVEMTKMPELVAAMHSLIGLAAVCIAVAAVSEPQAFNIAAPGEALPLGNRIELFIGTFVGAITFSGSVIAFGKLAGKYKFRLFQGAPVVFAGQHVLNLVLALVMVALGLAFVFADGVEPAWTPFVIMTAIAFVLGVLIIIPIGGADMPVVVSMLNSYSGWAAAGIGFSLNNSMLIIAGSLVGSSGAILSYIMCKAMNRSFFNVILGGFGGEAAAAGGGGAQVARPVKSGSADDASFLMSNAETVIIVPGYGLAVARAQHALKELVEKLTEHGVTVKYAIHPVAGRMPGHMNVLLAEAEVPYDQVFEMEDINGEFAQADVALILGANDVVNPAAKDPKSPIAGMPILEAFKAKTVIVNKRSMASGYAGLDNELFYMDKTMMVFGDAKKIIEEMVKAVG, via the coding sequence ATGGCCTTCATTTCCATGAACCTGGTGACGATGCTGTACCTCGTCGCTTCCGTGTGCTTCATCCAGGCACTCAAGGGATTGTCTTCTCCCGCCAGCGCGCGGCGCGGCAACGCCTTCGGCATGGCGGGCATGGCGATCGCCGTGCTGACGACGATCGCGCTGATCGCGAAACTGCAGGCCGACAGCGCGAGCGCCGGCAACGGCGGGGGCGGCATGGGCTTCGGCCTGGTGGCCCTGGGCGTCATCGTCGGCGGCGCGATCGGCGCGTACCTCGCCAAAACCGTCGAGATGACCAAGATGCCGGAGCTGGTGGCGGCGATGCACTCGCTGATCGGCCTCGCCGCGGTCTGCATCGCCGTGGCCGCGGTATCGGAACCGCAGGCATTCAACATCGCCGCGCCGGGCGAAGCGCTGCCGCTGGGGAACCGCATCGAACTGTTCATCGGCACATTCGTCGGCGCCATCACGTTCTCCGGTTCCGTCATCGCCTTCGGCAAGCTGGCCGGCAAGTACAAGTTCCGGCTGTTCCAGGGCGCACCCGTGGTGTTCGCCGGCCAGCACGTGCTGAACCTGGTGCTGGCGCTGGTGATGGTCGCGCTGGGCCTGGCCTTTGTGTTCGCCGATGGCGTGGAACCGGCATGGACGCCGTTCGTGATCATGACGGCGATCGCCTTCGTGCTGGGCGTGCTGATCATCATTCCGATCGGCGGGGCGGACATGCCCGTGGTGGTCTCCATGCTGAACAGCTACTCCGGCTGGGCGGCCGCCGGCATCGGCTTCTCGCTGAATAATTCGATGCTGATCATCGCCGGTTCCCTGGTCGGCTCGTCGGGCGCGATCCTGTCGTACATCATGTGCAAGGCGATGAACCGCTCGTTTTTCAACGTGATCCTGGGCGGCTTCGGCGGCGAGGCGGCGGCGGCCGGTGGCGGCGGCGCCCAGGTGGCGCGGCCGGTGAAATCCGGCTCGGCCGACGACGCGTCGTTCCTGATGAGCAATGCGGAAACCGTGATCATCGTGCCCGGCTACGGGCTGGCCGTGGCGCGCGCCCAGCACGCGCTGAAGGAGCTGGTGGAAAAGCTCACCGAGCATGGCGTGACCGTCAAGTACGCGATCCACCCGGTGGCGGGCCGCATGCCGGGCCACATGAACGTGCTGCTGGCCGAAGCCGAGGTGCCGTACGACCAGGTGTTCGAGATGGAGGACATCAACGGCGAATTCGCCCAGGCCGACGTGGCGCTGATCCTGGGCGCCAACGACGTCGTCAACCCCGCCGCCAAGGACCCGAAATCGCCCATCGCCGGCATGCCGATCCTGGAAGCCTTCAAGGCCAAGACCGTGATCGTCAACAAGCGCTCGATGGCGTCCGGATACGCGGGCCTGGACAACGAGCTGTTCTACATGGACAAGACGATGATGGTGTTCGGCGACGCCAAGAAGATCATCGAGGAGATGGTGAAGGCGGTCGGCTAG